DNA sequence from the Pseudomonas tritici genome:
TTGGCTCTACGACAAACTGTTCGTCAAGCCTTACCTCGCCATCAGCCATGTACTGCGTAAAGACCCGCTCGACCAGACCATCGGTTTGATCCCGCGTGCCGCCAAGGCCGGTCACACCGCCCTGAGTCGCAGCGAGACGGGCCAATTGCGTTGGTATGCAGCTTCCATGGCGGCAGGTGCCGTGCTGGTGATCGGCGCCATCGTTGTGGTAGCGGTTTGACTATGAACATTGCGATCTTTGCGAACTTGCGAAAGGAAACGAGCCTGTCATGATTCTGCCCTGGCTAATCCTGATCCCCTTTATCGGCGGCCTGCTCTGCTGGATGGGTGAACGCTTCGGCGCCACCCTGCCCCGCTGGATTGCGTTGCTGACCATGTCCCTGGAACTCGCACTCGGCCTCTGGCTGTGGGCCCATGGCGACTATTCATTTGCTCCGGCACCGGGTGCCGATCCAACCTTCGCGCTTGAGTTCAAGCACGTGTGGATCCAGCGCTTCGGCATCAACGTGCACCTGGCCCTCGACGGCCTGTCGCTGTTGATGATTCTGCTGACCGGCCTGCTGGGTATCCTCTCGGTACTCTGCTCCTGGAAAGAGATCCAGCGTCACGTGGGCTTCTTCCACCTGAACCTGATGTGGATCCTGGGCGGCGTTGTCGGCGTGTTCCTCGCCCTCGACCTGTTCATGTTCTTCTTCTTCTGGGAAATGATGCTGGTGCCGATGTACTTCCTCATCGCGCTCTGGGGTCACAGTTCTTCGGACGGCAAGAAAACCCGGATCTACGCGGCGACCAAGTTCTTCATCTTCACCCAGGCTTCCGGCCTGATCATGTTGGTGGCGATCCTGGGTCTGGTACTGGTCAACTTCAACAGCACGGGCGTGATTACGTTCAACTACGCCGACCTGTTGAAAACCAAGATGTCCCTGACCACCGAGTACATCCTGATGCTGGGCTTCTTCATCGCGTTCGCGGTGAAGCTGCCGGTGGTGCCGTTCCACTCCTGGCTGCCGGATGCCCACGCACAGGCACCGACCGCCGGCTCCGTGGACTTGGCCGGTATCCTGTTGAAGACCGCCGCCTACGGCCTGTTGCGTTTCGCCCTGCCGCTGTTCCCGAATGCCTCGGCCGAGTTCGCGCCGATCGCCATGACCCTGGGTCTGATCGGGATCTTCTACGGCGCGTTCCTGGCCTTCGCACAAACCGACATCAAGCGTCTGATTGCCTTCTCGTCCGTTTCCCACATGGGCTTCGTACTGATCGGCATCTACTCCGGCAGCCAGTTGGCATTGCAAGGCGCCGTGATCCAGATGTTGGCCCACGGTGTCTCGGCCGCTGCACTGTTTATCCTGAGTGGCCAGCTGTACGAACGCCTGCACACCCGTGACATGCGGGAAATGGGTGGCGTGTGGTCGCGCATCGCTTACCTGCCGGCGATCAGCCTGTTCTTTGCCGCCGCGTCGCTGGGCTTGCCGGGTACCGGTAACTTCATCGGCGAGTTCCTGATCCTGATGGGTGCCTTCGTGCAAACACCGTGGATCAGTGCGATTGCTACCTCCGGCCTGGTGTTTGGTTCGGTCTACTCGCTGATCATGATCCACCGCGCCTACTTCGGCCCGGCCAAGTCCGACACCGTCCTGCAAGGGATGGATGCGCGCGAACTGATCATGGTGCTCGGCCTTGCGGTACTGCTGATCTACATCGGCGTGTACCCGCAACCGTTCCTGGACACTTCTGCCGCGACGATGCATGGCGTGCAGCAGTGGTTCGGCACCGCCTTCTCTCAACTCGCTTCGGCCCGGTAAGAGCGCTATGGAATTCACGATCCAACACTTTATCGCGCTTGCGCCGCTGCTGATTACCAGCCTCACCATCGTGGTGGTGATGCTGGCAATCGCCTGGCGCCGCAATCACTCGCAAACGTTCCTGCTGTCGTGTGCCGGTCTCAACCTGGCCCTGCTGTCGATCATTCCGGCCCTCAAGGTCGCACCACTGGCGGTCACGCCACTGATGATGGTCGATGACTTCGCGCTGTTGTACATCGCGTTGATCCTAGTCGCGACCCTGGCCTGCGTCACCCTCGCCCACGCCTACCTTGGCGAAGGCGGCACCGGCTACCCAGGCAACAAGGAAGAGCTGTACCTGCTGATCCTGCTGGCTGCGGCCGGCGGTATCGTGCTGGTCAGCGCTCAGCACCTGGCCGGCTTGTTCATCGGCCTGGAACTGCTGTCGATCCCGACCTACGGCCTGGTGGCCTACGCTTTCTTCAACAAGCGCTCCCTGGAAGCCGGCATCAAGTACATGGTGCTGTCGGCCGCCGGTTCCGCGTTCCTGTTGTTCGGTATGGCCCTGCTCTACGCAGAAGCCGGCAGCCTGAGCTTCACCGGCATCGGCCACGCATTGGCGGCGACCAGCATGCCTGCGCCGATTGCCCAACTGGGCCTGGCCATGATGCTGATCGGCCTGGCGTTCAAGCTGTCCCTGGTGCCGTTCCACTTGTGGACCCCGGACGTGTACGAAGGCGCCCCGGCGCCAGTGGCTGCGTTCCTGGCGACCGCGTCGAAAGTGGCCGTGTTTGCGGTGATGGTGCGTCTGTTCCAGATCTCGCCTGCGGCCAACACCGGCGTGCTGAGCGACGTGCTGACCGTGATCGCCATTGCGTCGATCCTGTTCGGTAACCTGCTGGCGCTGACCCAGAACAACCTCAAGCGTCTGCTGGGTTATTCGTCCATCGCCCACTTCGGCTACCTGCTGATCGCCCTGGTGGCGAGCAAAGGCCTGGCCGTGGAAGCCATGGGCGTGTACCTGGTCACCTACGTGATCACCAGCCTCGGCGCATTCGGCGTGATCACGCTGATGTCCTCGCCATTCAAAGGCCGTGACGCCGACGCCCTGTACGAATACCGCGGCCTATTCTGGCGCCGTCCGTACCTGACCGCCGTACTCACCGTGATGATGCTGTCGCTGGCCGGTATCCCGCTGACCGCAGGCTTTATCGGCAAGTTCTACATCGTGGCGACCGGTGTTCAAGCGCATGAATGGTGGCTGGTTGCGTCGCTGGTATTGGGCTCCGCCATCGGCGTGTTCTACTACCTGCGCGTGATGGTCACCCTGTACCTGATCGAGCCAAACCTGCGCCGTGTGGACGCCGAGCTGCATTGGGAACAGAAGGCAGGCGGCGTAATGCTGCTGGCCATCGCCCTGCTCGCGTTCTTCCTGGGCGTGTACCCACAACCGTTGCTCACCCTGGTGCAGCACGCGGTACTGGGCGTTTGATCGCTTAGCGGGATGCAGTAAACAAAACGGCGCCTTCGGGCGCCGTTTTGCGTTTCTGGGGCCGGTGCTTTTACCCTCCCCTACTCAGGGAAATTTCCTCCTGCACCTGCCTCCTTATCTGGCATCTACCCAATGAAGGCCGCCGTATGGTGTTTGCGTTTTAGGAAAGTTCCCACAGCAGGGTCACTTGACCCAAAGCGAGTGGGCCACCAAACTATACGCAGGCTACGTACAGAACATGGATGCTCTATTTATCGAACTGCCGGCCTTCGAGCGGCATCGCAAGGACTATCTGAGTGACGAGCTTTTCCACGGTTTTCAACAGGCGTTGATGAAGAACCCGGAAGCGGGAGACGTGATCGAGGGAACAGGCGGGTTACGCAAGGTTCGCTTTGTCGACGAACGACGCAACAAAGGCAAGCGCGGTGGCCTGCGGGTCATTTACTACTGGTGGTCGGGCGGCACGCAATTCTGGTTATTCACCCTGTACGGCAAACACGAACAGGACGACCTGACGCCACAGCACAAAAAAGCCCTAAAACACAGGCTGGACAGGGAAATCAAAGCGAGAACACACCATGAAACGTGAAATCTTTTCCGAACTGGTCGAAGGCTTCGACGCCCTGGCAAACGAACGCCAAGGCAAAGTCACCCTGCGGACCCACAAGGTTCATCTCAACAACCTGAAGCCGCTCACCGCAGAGGAAGTGGTCGCCGTGCGCCAACAGCTCAACCTCTCCCGTGCGGTCTTCGCCATGTACCTGCGCACCAACACGCGTACGCTGGAGAACTGGGAGCAAGGCCGGGCCAAACCCAACGCTCAGGCCGCCACCCTGATTCGCCTGGTGGCACGTTTTCCTGAGACCGTGGCGCAACTTGCTGCCTTGGGTTGACCTGCAATTACCCCAAAAAAAACGCCCCGAACATTCGGGGCGTTTTCCATTGCAACGGCGTTAGAACGCGATACCGACCTTGAAACCGTACTCATCACGCTTGAGCTTGGTGTTGTCGGCTACGTCGGAATCACCGTCGAGCTTGTACTCGGTGCGGGTGTAGTACAGGCCCGCCATCACCGGCAGGTCGCCTTTCTGATTCATCAGCAGGCTGACTTCGGCGTACGGGTTGGTGCGGTCCTTTAGGTCCACGGTGTCGCTGCCAACGTCATCTACCTTGAGCCTGGTGCGTCCATCGATAGTACGACGGGCGCCCGCTTCGACGCGCAGGGTCATGTCGTCGAACTGGTGGTTGTAGCCCAGGGCCGCCTTGGCGAACGGCGATTTGTTGGTGAGTTTCACATCGAGGTCGTTGATTTCCGGCTCGTAGCGGGTCCAGCTGTAGCCACCACCCACGATCACGTCGACAAAGTTGCGCGCATCCAGCGCAGCACGCCAGCCGAGGTCCAGGTCAGCCTGGCCTTCCTTGAGTTTGTTGTCGCTTTTTTCGCCGTACTTGGCTTCGATACCGGCCTGGTAGATAAAGCCGGATTCGGCAGTGAGCTTGTTACCGAAGTTGTAGAACAGGCCTGCTTCGGGCATGTGGCTCCTGTCGCTTTGGCTACCGCCTTCAAATTTGAAGTCGTTGTAGCTGCCCATGATCCCGAAGGTGGAAATCGGGTCGGTGGACGGTGCGGCGAACACCACGGCAGGCGCAGCGACCAGCGCCAGCAGCGATGAACCCTTGAAGAATTTTCCGAATAGCTTGGACATCGTTTTACATCTCCTTGTCTGGTGAGCAAATTATTCAGGAACCGCTTCGAACCCTGGCTTACGCGAAAGGTTCGAAATAATTTGCACCGATCTGAAAATAAAACGGGCCAACCAAGGCTCTAGCTCAACGGCCTCCAGATTCAGACGCTGCCAAGCCCGCAAGGATTTGGCGAAGCTGGGGCGAGACTGGCACGCGAATCCCAAAAATGTCGGCGAGCATCCCCACCATTTCATCGGCACTCTGGAGCGTACGTTTTTCACTCGGCCGGTCCAGGGAGTGCACTGCATAGCTGGCATTGTTCAGGGTATGGCGTTTACCCGCCGCCAACCGCGCGACTTTCAGTT
Encoded proteins:
- a CDS encoding helix-turn-helix domain-containing protein — protein: MKREIFSELVEGFDALANERQGKVTLRTHKVHLNNLKPLTAEEVVAVRQQLNLSRAVFAMYLRTNTRTLENWEQGRAKPNAQAATLIRLVARFPETVAQLAALG
- a CDS encoding toxin translates to MDALFIELPAFERHRKDYLSDELFHGFQQALMKNPEAGDVIEGTGGLRKVRFVDERRNKGKRGGLRVIYYWWSGGTQFWLFTLYGKHEQDDLTPQHKKALKHRLDREIKARTHHET
- the nuoM gene encoding NADH-quinone oxidoreductase subunit M, which codes for MILPWLILIPFIGGLLCWMGERFGATLPRWIALLTMSLELALGLWLWAHGDYSFAPAPGADPTFALEFKHVWIQRFGINVHLALDGLSLLMILLTGLLGILSVLCSWKEIQRHVGFFHLNLMWILGGVVGVFLALDLFMFFFFWEMMLVPMYFLIALWGHSSSDGKKTRIYAATKFFIFTQASGLIMLVAILGLVLVNFNSTGVITFNYADLLKTKMSLTTEYILMLGFFIAFAVKLPVVPFHSWLPDAHAQAPTAGSVDLAGILLKTAAYGLLRFALPLFPNASAEFAPIAMTLGLIGIFYGAFLAFAQTDIKRLIAFSSVSHMGFVLIGIYSGSQLALQGAVIQMLAHGVSAAALFILSGQLYERLHTRDMREMGGVWSRIAYLPAISLFFAAASLGLPGTGNFIGEFLILMGAFVQTPWISAIATSGLVFGSVYSLIMIHRAYFGPAKSDTVLQGMDARELIMVLGLAVLLIYIGVYPQPFLDTSAATMHGVQQWFGTAFSQLASAR
- the nuoN gene encoding NADH-quinone oxidoreductase subunit NuoN, which gives rise to MEFTIQHFIALAPLLITSLTIVVVMLAIAWRRNHSQTFLLSCAGLNLALLSIIPALKVAPLAVTPLMMVDDFALLYIALILVATLACVTLAHAYLGEGGTGYPGNKEELYLLILLAAAGGIVLVSAQHLAGLFIGLELLSIPTYGLVAYAFFNKRSLEAGIKYMVLSAAGSAFLLFGMALLYAEAGSLSFTGIGHALAATSMPAPIAQLGLAMMLIGLAFKLSLVPFHLWTPDVYEGAPAPVAAFLATASKVAVFAVMVRLFQISPAANTGVLSDVLTVIAIASILFGNLLALTQNNLKRLLGYSSIAHFGYLLIALVASKGLAVEAMGVYLVTYVITSLGAFGVITLMSSPFKGRDADALYEYRGLFWRRPYLTAVLTVMMLSLAGIPLTAGFIGKFYIVATGVQAHEWWLVASLVLGSAIGVFYYLRVMVTLYLIEPNLRRVDAELHWEQKAGGVMLLAIALLAFFLGVYPQPLLTLVQHAVLGV
- a CDS encoding outer membrane beta-barrel protein, which gives rise to MSKLFGKFFKGSSLLALVAAPAVVFAAPSTDPISTFGIMGSYNDFKFEGGSQSDRSHMPEAGLFYNFGNKLTAESGFIYQAGIEAKYGEKSDNKLKEGQADLDLGWRAALDARNFVDVIVGGGYSWTRYEPEINDLDVKLTNKSPFAKAALGYNHQFDDMTLRVEAGARRTIDGRTRLKVDDVGSDTVDLKDRTNPYAEVSLLMNQKGDLPVMAGLYYTRTEYKLDGDSDVADNTKLKRDEYGFKVGIAF